Proteins encoded within one genomic window of Nitrospina gracilis 3/211:
- the ltaE gene encoding low-specificity L-threonine aldolase produces the protein MQIIDYRSDTLTQPTDAMRQAMANAKVGDDVFDEDPTVHRLQELAAEKTGKEAALFVPSGTMGNLVSLLTHCQRGDEIILGRRSHIFINEVGGLSALGGIHPHPVANRDDGTLDMGEVKAAIRKDDVHYPPTRLICLENTHNYCGGYPLTVEYMQEVRSLADQNDLKIHLDGARLFNAAVALGVEPVALTRDADSIMLSLSKGLSAPAGSLICGPADWVARARKWRKMVGGGMRQVGILAAAGLEALNHHPKRLIEDHNNARELAQGLHKTPGIQINCDRVYTNILFFRLQHPDMGAEALERLLDDKGVRVLHMGDSWFRAVLHRHITNGMVKTTLDILREILK, from the coding sequence ATGCAGATTATCGATTACCGCAGTGACACCCTCACCCAACCCACCGACGCCATGCGGCAGGCCATGGCGAATGCCAAGGTGGGGGACGACGTTTTCGACGAAGATCCCACCGTGCACCGGCTGCAGGAACTGGCGGCGGAAAAAACGGGTAAGGAAGCCGCCCTGTTCGTACCGAGCGGCACCATGGGTAACCTGGTCAGCCTCCTCACCCACTGCCAGCGCGGCGACGAAATCATCCTCGGCCGGCGCAGCCACATTTTCATCAACGAAGTCGGAGGCCTTTCCGCTCTCGGCGGAATCCACCCCCACCCCGTGGCCAACCGGGACGACGGAACTCTCGATATGGGGGAGGTCAAAGCCGCCATTCGCAAGGATGACGTGCATTATCCACCAACGCGCCTGATCTGCCTGGAAAACACGCACAATTACTGCGGAGGCTACCCCCTTACGGTCGAGTACATGCAGGAAGTACGGTCACTTGCGGACCAAAACGACCTGAAAATCCACCTGGATGGAGCCCGTTTGTTCAATGCTGCGGTGGCGCTTGGGGTCGAACCCGTTGCCCTCACCCGGGACGCGGATTCCATCATGCTCAGCCTGTCGAAAGGATTGTCCGCACCAGCGGGTTCCCTCATATGCGGCCCTGCGGACTGGGTAGCCCGCGCCCGCAAGTGGCGAAAAATGGTGGGGGGGGGAATGAGGCAGGTGGGAATCCTTGCGGCTGCCGGCCTGGAAGCCCTGAACCACCATCCGAAACGACTTATAGAAGACCACAACAATGCCAGGGAACTGGCACAGGGCCTTCACAAGACCCCGGGTATCCAAATCAACTGTGACCGGGTCTACACAAACATCCTGTTTTTTCGCCTTCAGCATCCGGACATGGGTGCAGAAGCTTTGGAGCGTTTGCTCGATGACAAGGGGGTCCGCGTCCTGCACATGGGTGACAGCTGGTTCCGGGCGGTCCTGCACCGTCATATCACTAATGGCATGGTAAAAACCACCCTGGACATACTGCGCGAAATTTTAAAATAG
- the fliM gene encoding flagellar motor switch protein FliM — translation MAQVLSKGEVDALLRGVSENQIEVEADITEEEKGVVPYDLTSQEKIIRGRLPTLEIINQFFSRLFRNSFSGMMRRSADVSTVSTDSLKFGDFLRSLPVPSSLHVFRMEPLRGFGLVVMESSLVFALVDNFFGGTGSSEMKNQGRDFTSIEMRMTRNVIQQALEDWANAWKPVHRVKTSYVRSEINPQFAAIVPPTDVVLIIVFDIEMERASGTITICLPYTAIEPVLPKLKANFQSERMEADKVWIRRLREELMQTDVECVVELGKTPMTPRKLLQLQVGDTLMLGNDVSDPLTVKVEGIKKYMGHPGVSRGMKAVQISKIIEREE, via the coding sequence ATGGCACAGGTATTATCCAAAGGCGAAGTCGATGCCCTCCTGCGCGGTGTCAGCGAAAACCAGATCGAGGTGGAAGCCGACATCACGGAAGAGGAAAAGGGGGTCGTTCCCTACGACCTGACCAGCCAGGAAAAGATCATCCGGGGTCGCCTGCCGACCCTGGAAATCATCAACCAGTTCTTTTCCCGGCTGTTCCGCAACTCCTTTTCGGGGATGATGCGGCGCTCCGCCGACGTCAGCACGGTGTCAACCGATTCACTGAAGTTCGGCGATTTCCTGCGTTCCTTGCCGGTTCCTTCCAGCCTGCACGTATTCCGCATGGAGCCCCTGCGCGGATTCGGACTGGTCGTTATGGAAAGCAGTCTGGTGTTTGCGCTGGTGGACAACTTCTTTGGCGGCACCGGCTCATCCGAGATGAAGAATCAGGGCCGGGACTTCACTTCCATTGAAATGCGCATGACGCGCAACGTCATCCAGCAGGCGCTGGAAGACTGGGCCAATGCGTGGAAACCGGTGCATCGCGTCAAGACCTCTTACGTTCGTTCCGAGATCAATCCGCAGTTCGCTGCCATTGTTCCGCCCACGGACGTGGTGCTGATCATCGTGTTTGACATTGAGATGGAGCGCGCTTCCGGCACCATCACCATTTGCCTGCCGTACACGGCCATCGAGCCGGTTTTGCCGAAACTGAAAGCGAACTTCCAGAGTGAGCGGATGGAGGCCGACAAGGTCTGGATCCGCCGCTTGCGCGAGGAGTTGATGCAGACGGATGTCGAATGTGTGGTGGAGTTGGGTAAAACCCCCATGACTCCCCGCAAATTGCTTCAGCTCCAGGTGGGAGATACCCTGATGCTCGGCAACGATGTCTCCGATCCGTTGACGGTCAAGGTTGAAGGCATCAAGAAGTACATGGGCCACCCCGGTGTTTCCCGGGGAATGAAGGCCGTACAGATTTCCAAAATCATTGAAAGGGAAGAGTGA
- a CDS encoding ammonium transporter, whose protein sequence is MGRFFKYAIFPIGLGLLWALPAYAEEAPQLNGADTAWILVSSALVMLMLPGLALFYGGMVRRKNVLSTIMHSFIPLGVITIQWILIGYSLSFGSDIGGFVGGFDKVFLNGTKVDTLSGTIPEYLFCMFQLMFAIITVALISGGIAERVSFKAYVVFIFIWSTLVYDPICHWVWGGGWLGELGALDFAGGTVVHISSGVAGLAAALYLKKRRGFPGPMMIPHNLPLVLLGAGLLWFGWFGFNAGSALAADQNAVLAFTNTQVATGAGMIGWLIAEQVKAGKPSALGAASGIVAGLVAITPAAGFVSPLWAMVIGVVAGMICYLAVILKHRKGIDDSLDVFGIHGVGGAWGALATGLFVTHGGTGLLDGNLKQVGVQVVGVAAAALYSFVVTYGLVVAVDKVVGFRVDEEDEEIGLDATQHGESGYNLV, encoded by the coding sequence ATGGGTCGATTTTTTAAATATGCGATTTTCCCGATCGGATTGGGGTTGTTGTGGGCTCTTCCGGCATATGCAGAGGAAGCCCCACAACTCAATGGCGCCGACACCGCCTGGATCCTCGTGTCATCCGCGCTGGTCATGTTGATGCTTCCCGGCCTGGCCCTCTTTTACGGCGGCATGGTGCGGCGTAAAAACGTCCTGAGCACCATCATGCACAGCTTCATTCCTCTTGGGGTGATCACCATTCAGTGGATCCTGATTGGCTATTCGCTTTCATTCGGCAGTGATATCGGTGGGTTCGTCGGGGGTTTTGACAAAGTTTTCCTCAATGGAACCAAGGTGGACACGCTGAGCGGGACCATTCCCGAGTACCTGTTCTGCATGTTCCAGCTGATGTTCGCCATCATCACCGTGGCCCTGATCAGCGGGGGAATCGCCGAACGGGTGTCCTTCAAAGCCTACGTCGTCTTTATTTTCATCTGGTCCACCCTCGTTTACGACCCCATCTGCCATTGGGTTTGGGGAGGCGGTTGGCTTGGTGAACTGGGTGCCCTGGATTTCGCTGGCGGCACGGTGGTCCATATCTCTTCCGGCGTGGCGGGTCTGGCGGCAGCCCTATACCTCAAGAAACGCCGGGGCTTCCCCGGTCCCATGATGATTCCTCACAATTTGCCCCTGGTGTTGTTGGGCGCCGGCCTGTTGTGGTTCGGCTGGTTCGGTTTCAACGCCGGAAGCGCCCTTGCAGCGGACCAGAACGCCGTTCTGGCCTTCACCAACACCCAGGTTGCCACCGGGGCGGGGATGATCGGCTGGTTGATTGCCGAGCAGGTGAAAGCCGGAAAACCCAGTGCGCTGGGTGCGGCATCGGGAATCGTCGCGGGCCTGGTGGCCATCACCCCGGCGGCGGGTTTCGTCTCCCCCCTGTGGGCGATGGTCATTGGCGTGGTCGCGGGCATGATCTGCTACCTGGCCGTCATCCTGAAGCACCGTAAAGGCATCGACGATTCCCTGGACGTGTTCGGCATCCACGGCGTCGGGGGCGCCTGGGGAGCGCTGGCCACCGGGTTGTTCGTCACCCACGGAGGAACAGGACTGTTGGACGGCAACCTGAAACAGGTCGGCGTGCAGGTCGTCGGCGTCGCCGCGGCGGCTCTTTATTCCTTCGTCGTCACCTACGGTCTGGTGGTGGCGGTGGACAAGGTGGTCGGATTCCGCGTGGATGAAGAGGACGAGGAAATCGGCCTCGACGCCACCCAGCATGGGGAGTCCGGTTACAACCTCGTATGA
- a CDS encoding DNA-directed RNA polymerase subunit omega: MDEILVLEKKALDVVKSRYLLCILVAQRIHQLEKGAQPTIEVKEAEYDSPKSFYELSLREIIEGNMDLEQISA; encoded by the coding sequence ATGGACGAAATTCTTGTTTTGGAAAAAAAAGCCTTGGATGTGGTGAAAAGCCGGTACCTGCTATGCATCCTGGTGGCCCAACGGATTCATCAATTGGAAAAAGGGGCCCAACCTACGATTGAAGTGAAGGAAGCTGAATACGACAGCCCCAAAAGTTTCTATGAATTGTCTCTGCGGGAAATCATCGAAGGCAACATGGACCTCGAACAGATCAGCGCCTGA
- a CDS encoding flagellar basal body-associated FliL family protein gives MAQQETQEGVDQIIDEVPPRRGVSRGFLLTLLLIAGLAVGGYFAFLNFIQPQMEAKKQGQELQVPGSKFADKEPGEMGVMYPMEPFLINLARSNGKQFLKVSLTLELSSPEVRPEVKANEFKIVDSILLLLSSKTREDVISLQGKFKLKDEIATRVNRFLVMGHVKDVYFSEFIVQ, from the coding sequence ATGGCTCAGCAAGAAACACAGGAAGGTGTCGATCAGATAATTGATGAGGTTCCCCCTCGACGCGGGGTGAGCCGTGGATTTCTGCTCACTCTTCTCTTGATCGCGGGACTCGCGGTTGGCGGGTATTTTGCCTTCCTGAACTTCATACAGCCGCAGATGGAGGCCAAAAAGCAGGGTCAGGAGCTCCAGGTCCCGGGCTCGAAGTTCGCTGACAAGGAACCCGGGGAAATGGGTGTGATGTACCCCATGGAACCGTTTCTCATCAACCTCGCACGCAGCAACGGCAAGCAGTTCCTGAAAGTCAGCCTGACTCTGGAGCTCAGCTCCCCGGAGGTTCGCCCTGAGGTCAAGGCCAATGAATTCAAAATTGTGGATTCCATTCTGCTTTTACTCAGCAGCAAAACACGAGAGGACGTCATTTCCCTGCAGGGCAAGTTCAAGCTGAAGGATGAAATTGCCACGCGGGTAAACCGGTTTCTGGTGATGGGCCACGTCAAGGACGTCTATTTCTCGGAATTCATCGTTCAATAA
- the fliO gene encoding flagellar biosynthetic protein FliO translates to MEWKRFGLAWALVLNFLVAGAAWALPLTEYNKLRDVMVRETQEGLHIQLQFRQAPDNFRAPVFFQKSVQIDVPFAYLAPAKQYFPTGDDEIHQVYASQYNKELLRIRFILGERKEELEKRFRISRKGNNIDVLVRNGGSSSKKSKLVPSPKNADDPLSDFLASGPSHIQVPKTGTQTISSGTEKETGSQSPDPFVEILDESKTQPAKQKVTSTSTLKKETLSEMVGTAFRKDEKGKKTTESRGIPEKETSSVLQEKEKSGGPDVFSAGFKMFYTLALVLGLMFLLFHVFKKYVWKNGVFGTENKPIKVLSTGFLGPKKSIALVEVAGEVLVLGIANENISLLANVEDPDQIDRIKGGAHTPTSRIRRKDPASVREPAPSVMAEEAFEEEDEAPVAATVTAEPSKPSVPSHKRVDAYERVVKQSKTTNPFPDFVKQFADDQNKNDGADSVKGLEQRLKKTLEGNKGK, encoded by the coding sequence ATGGAGTGGAAACGGTTTGGTTTGGCCTGGGCGCTGGTTCTCAATTTTCTGGTTGCCGGCGCAGCCTGGGCTCTGCCACTGACGGAATACAACAAGCTTCGCGATGTGATGGTGCGGGAAACGCAAGAGGGGCTCCATATTCAGCTCCAGTTCCGGCAAGCCCCCGATAATTTCCGGGCACCCGTTTTTTTTCAGAAATCGGTGCAGATCGACGTTCCCTTTGCCTACCTGGCTCCGGCCAAGCAGTACTTTCCCACTGGTGACGATGAGATTCACCAGGTGTATGCATCCCAGTACAACAAGGAACTGCTTCGCATCCGTTTCATTCTGGGTGAACGGAAAGAGGAATTGGAAAAACGGTTTCGTATTTCCCGAAAAGGAAACAACATTGATGTTCTCGTGCGCAATGGGGGCAGCTCTTCCAAAAAATCCAAACTCGTGCCGTCCCCCAAAAACGCGGACGATCCTTTGAGCGATTTTCTCGCATCCGGCCCTTCTCATATTCAGGTTCCCAAAACCGGCACGCAAACCATTTCAAGTGGAACCGAAAAAGAAACGGGCTCCCAGTCTCCGGATCCGTTCGTGGAAATTCTTGACGAAAGCAAAACCCAGCCCGCCAAACAAAAGGTGACTTCTACCAGCACACTTAAAAAGGAAACGTTGTCGGAGATGGTGGGTACGGCGTTTCGTAAAGATGAAAAAGGAAAGAAGACAACCGAATCCAGAGGCATTCCGGAAAAAGAAACGAGCTCGGTGTTGCAGGAAAAAGAAAAGTCCGGCGGACCGGATGTCTTTTCCGCCGGTTTCAAAATGTTTTACACATTGGCGCTGGTTCTGGGATTGATGTTTCTTCTGTTTCATGTGTTTAAAAAATATGTCTGGAAAAACGGGGTGTTTGGCACCGAGAACAAGCCCATCAAAGTGCTGTCCACAGGATTTCTGGGCCCGAAGAAAAGCATTGCCCTGGTTGAGGTAGCGGGTGAGGTGCTGGTGCTCGGCATTGCCAACGAAAACATTTCCCTTTTGGCGAACGTGGAGGATCCGGACCAGATCGACCGTATCAAGGGTGGCGCGCACACGCCAACTTCACGCATTCGCCGAAAAGATCCGGCCAGTGTGAGGGAGCCTGCCCCTTCCGTCATGGCAGAAGAAGCCTTCGAGGAAGAGGATGAAGCTCCGGTCGCGGCAACCGTCACGGCCGAGCCTTCCAAACCTTCGGTTCCCTCCCACAAACGCGTGGATGCCTACGAGCGTGTGGTGAAGCAATCCAAAACCACCAATCCGTTCCCCGATTTTGTTAAGCAGTTTGCAGATGACCAAAATAAAAACGACGGAGCGGATTCGGTAAAAGGGTTGGAGCAGCGCCTTAAGAAAACTCTTGAAGGCAACAAGGGGAAGTGA
- a CDS encoding porin → KLLEDVEVHGFVSSSYSYNFNRPLTNTNCGVAPLTACVRIFDQDDNSFKLDNTELVFLKQADDKGDIGFRFDLTFGFSLPEGAQRLRSSPTSGANVRGLATGDDDFDLQQSYVTWNAPVGSGLKIDFGKFVTHVGAEVFDGYDGWNTNFSRTFVFGWGIPFTHTGIRASYDINEKWSVMFMIANNWEEAGTTDNNSEKSFGAQIGYLPFENVSILFNYMGGNQGTLGTDRGNDNWRNIFDTVIDIGITNQLALQLNADYGSEQNSGPGAGTATWWGVAGIVRYDFNKWFSLNVRSAWFRDQDGFRLGAVNNSLREFTITPEFRVLQNMIIRVEYRHDESNLSVFETQSGTGTRHQDTVAFNTLIHF, encoded by the coding sequence TCAAACTGCTGGAAGACGTGGAGGTGCACGGCTTCGTCTCATCTTCTTACAGTTACAATTTCAACCGTCCCCTGACCAATACCAACTGCGGCGTGGCCCCGCTCACCGCTTGCGTCCGCATATTCGATCAGGACGACAACAGCTTCAAACTGGACAATACGGAACTGGTGTTCCTGAAACAGGCCGATGATAAAGGCGACATCGGATTCCGATTCGACCTCACCTTCGGTTTCAGCCTGCCGGAGGGCGCCCAGCGGCTGCGGAGCTCGCCCACCTCCGGAGCCAATGTTAGGGGACTTGCAACCGGCGACGACGATTTTGACCTCCAGCAATCTTATGTCACCTGGAACGCCCCCGTCGGCTCGGGATTGAAAATTGATTTCGGCAAGTTCGTGACCCATGTCGGAGCCGAAGTGTTTGACGGTTACGATGGCTGGAACACGAACTTTTCCCGGACGTTTGTATTCGGTTGGGGCATTCCGTTCACGCACACCGGCATCCGGGCCTCCTACGACATCAATGAAAAGTGGAGCGTGATGTTCATGATCGCCAACAACTGGGAGGAAGCGGGCACCACGGACAACAACTCCGAAAAGTCCTTCGGCGCGCAGATCGGCTACCTGCCGTTTGAGAATGTGAGCATTCTGTTCAACTACATGGGTGGCAACCAGGGGACCCTGGGCACCGACAGGGGTAACGACAACTGGCGTAATATTTTCGATACCGTCATCGACATCGGAATCACCAACCAGTTGGCCTTGCAGTTGAACGCGGATTACGGATCGGAGCAGAACTCGGGTCCCGGTGCCGGCACCGCCACATGGTGGGGGGTTGCCGGAATCGTACGTTATGACTTCAACAAGTGGTTTTCCCTCAACGTGCGTTCCGCCTGGTTCCGGGATCAGGACGGTTTCCGTCTCGGTGCGGTCAACAACAGCCTGCGCGAGTTCACCATCACTCCGGAATTCCGCGTCCTGCAGAACATGATCATTCGCGTGGAATACCGCCATGACGAGTCGAACCTGAGCGTGTTCGAAACCCAGTCGGGTACCGGAACCCGACACCAGGATACAGTTGCCTTCAACACCCTGATTCACTTTTGA
- the fliN gene encoding flagellar motor switch protein FliN gives MAEFDDNELGALDDLDKFEDFEFDKEGGDEEVEGEKTKRDSRLDLILDIPLTVTVELGRSKMLIHDLLQLGQGSVIELTKMVGEPLEVLVNDKLVARGEVVVVNEKFGVRLTDIVSPMERVQSLG, from the coding sequence ATGGCTGAATTCGATGACAATGAACTGGGCGCACTGGACGACCTGGATAAATTCGAGGATTTCGAATTCGACAAGGAAGGCGGAGACGAGGAAGTTGAGGGTGAAAAAACCAAACGCGATTCGCGGCTGGACCTCATTCTCGATATTCCGCTCACGGTGACGGTCGAATTGGGACGCTCGAAAATGTTGATTCATGACCTTCTTCAGCTTGGGCAGGGTTCGGTGATCGAACTCACCAAGATGGTAGGCGAGCCGTTGGAAGTCCTGGTTAACGACAAGCTGGTTGCCCGCGGCGAGGTCGTGGTGGTCAACGAAAAATTTGGCGTGCGCCTGACCGACATCGTTTCCCCCATGGAACGCGTGCAGTCTCTGGGTTGA